The Zingiber officinale cultivar Zhangliang chromosome 9A, Zo_v1.1, whole genome shotgun sequence genome window below encodes:
- the LOC122021165 gene encoding acetyl-coenzyme A synthetase, chloroplastic/glyoxysomal-like, which produces MTTGEAVASPKRSLASSDRLRHVDSMAQLPSGGGRISHLNAVILGESLESEENDLVFPSHEFSSQALVSSPEQYRKIYERSIEDPAGFWSEIASQFYWKEKWDLEVYSENIDVRKGSIKFEWFKGASTNISYNTLDRNIEAGNGGKVAIYWEGNEPDDDGQLTYLELLERVCQLANYLKHVGVRKGDAVIIYLPMLMELPIAMLACARIGAVHSVVFAGFSSESLSQRIIDCKPKLVITCNAVKRGSKAIHLKDIVDSALRESAKNGVTVDLCLTVENKSAMKRGDTKWKEGRDIWWQDVVPHFPTKCDVEWVDAEDPLFLLYTSGSTGKPKGVLHTTGGYMVYTATTFKYAFDYKPSDIYWCTADCGWITGHSYITYGPLLNGATVVVFEGAPNYPDCGRCWDIVDKYKVTIFYTAPTLVRSLMREGDEYVTRHDRKSIRVLASVGEPINPSAWRWFYNVVGNSRCPISDTWWQTETGGLMITPLPGAWPQKPGSATFPFFGVQPVIVDEKGNEIEGECSGYLCIKKSWPGAFRTLYGDHERYQTTYFKPFAGYYFTGDGCSRDKDGYFWLTGRVDDVINVSGHRIGTVEVESALVSHPQCAEAAVVGIEHEIKGQGIYAFVTLVEGVPFSEEIRKSLILSVRNQIGAFAAPDKIHWAPALPKTRSGKIMRRILRKIASRQLDELGDTSTLADPSVVDQLIALADF; this is translated from the exons ATGACGACCGGAGAGGCGGTGGCGTCTCCGAAGCGGAGCCTGGCGTCCTCGGACCGCCTTCGGCACGTGGATTCAATGGCTCAGCTTCCCTCCGGTGGTGGTCGGATCTCCCATCTCAACGCCGTCATACTCGGGGAGTCCCTGGAATCCGAGGAGAATGACCTCGTCTTCCCCTCCCACGAGTTCTCCAGCCAGGCTCTCGTCTCCTCTCCTGAACAG TATCGGAAAATTTACGAGAGGTCCATCGAGGATCCTGCCGGATTCTGGTCGGAGATCGCTTCCCAGTTCTACTGGAAGGAGAAGTGGGATCTGGAAGTCTACAGCGAGAACATCGACGTGAGGAAGGGAAGTATCAAGTTTGAG TGGTTCAAAGGAGCCAGTACAAACATAAGTTACAATACTTTGGATCGGAACATTGAGGCGGGGAACGGTGGCAAAGTTGCTATCTACTGGGAAGGGAATGAACCGGATGATGATGGGCAGTTGACCTATTTGGAGCTGTTGGAGAGGGTTTGCCAG CTTGCCAATTACTTGAAACATGTTGGTGTGCGGAAAGGAGATGCAGTCATTATTTACCTCCCTATGCTAATGGAGTTGCCAATTGCAATGTTGGCATGTGCTCGTATTGGAGCAGTTCACTCA GTGGTGTTTGCTGGCTTCTCCTCTGAGTCACTTTCTCAAAGGATTATTGACTGCAAACCTAAATTAGTAATAACCTGCAATGCCGTGAAGAGAGGTTCCAAGGCAATTCATCTGAAAGATATCGTTGACAGTGCCCTCAGAGAATCTGCAAAAAATGGGGTTACAGTTG ATCTGTGTTTGACTGTTGAGAATAAATCAGCTATGAAGAGAGGAGATACCAAATGGAAGGAAGGGAGAGATATCTGGTGGCAG GATGTTGTCCCTCATTTTCCAACAAAATGTGATGTCGAATGGGTTGATGCAGAAGATCCACTATTTCTGTTGTACACAAGTGGTAGCACTGGGAAACCAAAG GGTGTTTTACATACAACTGGTGGATATATGGTATATACTGCTACAACATTCAAGTATGCATTTGACTACAAACCATCAGATATATATTG GTGCACTGCTGATTGTGGCTGGATAACAGGGCATAGTTATATTACATACGGCCCTCTTTTAAATGGAGCCACTGTTGTGGTATTTGAAGGG GCTCCAAATTATCCTGATTGTGGGCGTTGTTGGGATATTGTTGATAAGTACAAGGTAACCATATTTTACACAGCGCCAACCCTTGTGCGCTCCCTAATGCGTGAAGGTGATGAG TATGTCACTCGTCATGATCGGAAATCTATCCGTGTTCTTGCTAGTGTAGGAGAGCCCATTAATCCTAGTGCATGGAG GTGGTTTTACAATGTCGTTGGGAATTCAAGATGCCCTATATCAGATACCTGGTGGCAAACAGAGACTGGTGGCTTGATG ATTACACCTTTACCTGGTGCATGGCCTCAGAAGCCTGGATCTGCAACATTTCCTTTCTTTGGAGTTCAG CCAGTCATAGTAGACGAGAAAGGGAATGAGATTGAAGGTGAATGCAGTGGATATCTTTGCATCAAGAAGTCTTGGCCTGGTGCATTCCGCACACTTTATGGTGACCATGAAAGATATCAAACCACATATTTTAAACCGTTCGCTGGTTATTATTTTACTGGGGATGGATGTAGCAG GGACAAAGATGGGTACTTTTGGTTGACTGGAAGAGTTGATGATGTCATCAATGTGAG TGGACATCGTATTGGCACAGTGGAGGTAGAATCTGCCCTAGTTTCACATCCCCAGTGTGCAGAAGCGGCTGTAGTCGGCATTGAACATGAG ATCAAAGGCCAGGGCATTTATGCTTTTGTTACTTTAGTGGAGGGGGTTCCTTTTAGTGAAGAAATCCGGAAAAGTCTAATTCTGAGTGTCAGAAATCAG ATTGGTGCCTTTGCTGCCCCTGACAAAATTCACTGGGCGCCCGCGCTACCGAAGACAAGGAGTGGAAAGATCATGAGGAGAATCTTACGGAAAATCGCATCCAGGCAACTAGATGAGCTCGGAGATACCAGTACGCTTGCCGACCCAAGCGTCGTGGACCAGCTAATTGCGCTGGCTGATTTCTAG
- the LOC122020593 gene encoding gibberellin receptor GID1C-like, producing the protein MAPPADDVRGLFRQELRWGPQLLLRILIIFLGRPNLSSLASFAPSLRRFFLLFFFFSSFTLLRLITSTIFFSSSSSYTSPSSSSRLSACLVFGDLFSANRGVSIPRGGSFRRDPAFRSQVADLGAIRAGFSFSSAVRKERRQLASPLCAFLIRFLILVGTAPSLRTMAGSNEVNANESKMVVPLHTWVLISNFKLAYNMVRRPDGTFDRHLAEFLDRKVPANASPVNGVVSFDILINRASNLLARIYRPAPPNSSHPATPLAGLHHPPSPDPFPVIIFYHGGSFAHSSSNTAIYDSLCRRFVSLCGAVVISVDYRRSPEHRYPCAYDDGWEALKWSSTEPWLHSGKDSKLRVFLCGDSSGGNIAHHVAVRAAESGIDVSGNILLNPMFGGNRRTDSEVRLDGKYFVTIQDRDWYWKAYLPEGADRDHPACNPFGPNGGTLKELPFTRSLVIVAGLDLVQDWQLAYVEGLKKAGKDVKLVYREQATIGFYLLPNTDHFYEVMEEIKNFVSSNL; encoded by the exons atgGCACCGCCTGCCGATGACGTGCGCGGCCTGTTTCGCCAGGAACTCAGGTGGGGCCCGCAACTTCTACTGcgtattttaataattttccttgGCCGCCCCAATTTGTCGTCTCTTGCGTCGTTCGCTCCTTCGCTTCGCCGTTTttttcttctgtttttttttttttcttcttttacccTTCTCCGCTTGATAACCTCcaccatcttcttctcttcgtcgTCGTCTTACACTTCTCCGTCCTCCTCGTCTCGCCTCAGCGCTTGCCTTGTCTTCGGCGATCTATTCTCGGCTAACCGGGGCGTTTCGATCCCAAGAGGCGGCTCCTTTCGGCGGGATCCGGCGTTTCGATCCCAAGTGGCTGATTTGGGAGCGATTCGTGCAGGATTCAGCTTCTCGAGCGCCGTCCGAAAGGAAAGGAGGCAGCTTGCTTCGCCTCTCTGTGCTTTCCTAATTCGATTTCTGATTCTTGTCGGTACTGCTCCGTCTCTGCGCACGATGGCGGGAAGCAACGAGGTGAACGCCAACGAGTCAAAG ATGGTGGTTCCCCTCCACACATGGGTTCTCATCTCCAACTTCAAGCTGGCCTACAACATGGTCCGCCGCCCTGATGGCACCTTCGATCGACACCTAGCCGAATTCCTCGACCGCAAGGTCCCCGCCAATGCCTCACCAGTCAACGGCGTCGTCTCCTTCGACATCCTCATCAACCGCGCTAGCAACCTCCTCGCGCGCATCTACCGCCCCGCACCTCCCAACTCCTCTCACCCCGCCACGCCCCTGGCAGGTCTTCACCACCCTCCCTCGCCAGACCCGTTCCCCGTCATCATCTTCTACCACGGCGGCAGCTTCGCCCACTCCTCTTCCAACACTGCCATTTACGACTCCCTCTGCCGCCGCTTCGTCTCCCTCTGCGGCGCTGTAGTCATCTCGGTCGACTACCGGAGATCACCGGAGCACAGGTATCCCTGCGCTTATGATGACGGATGGGAAGCCCTCAAGTGGTCTTCCACTGAACCATGGCTCCACAGTGGCAAGGATTCTAAGCTTCGGGTCTTCCTCTGTGGTGACAGCTCCGGGGGCAATATTGCTCACCATGTAGCTGTGAGAGCCGCAGAGTCAGGGATCGATGTGTCAGGCAACATTCTTCTCAACCCCATGTTCGGTGGAAATCGCCGAACCGACTCCGAGGTGAGGCTGGATGGGAAATACTTCGTCACCATTCAGGACAGAGATTGGTATTGGAAGGCATATCTCCCAGAAGGAGCTGACAGGGATCACCCAGCCTGCAATCCCTTCGGCCCAAACGGTGGGACTCTCAAAGAGCTTCCGTTCACAAGGAGCCTCGTCATAGTTGCGGGCTTGGATCTTGTCCAGGATTGGCAATTGGCCTATGTTGAGGGATTAAAGAAGGCAGGCAAAGATGTGAAGCTTGTGTACCGTGAACAGGCCACAATTGGGTTCTATTTGTTGCCAAACACTGACCATTTCTATGAGGTAATGGAGGAGATTAAGAACTTTGTCAGTTCTAACCTATAG